One Chelonoidis abingdonii isolate Lonesome George chromosome 17, CheloAbing_2.0, whole genome shotgun sequence DNA segment encodes these proteins:
- the RBM14 gene encoding RNA-binding protein 14 isoform X5 has product MRPGVKLFVGNVPEEATAEELGELFTGAVGPVLGVALMKQFAFVHLRDEAAAIRAIAQLNGHQLHGRRIVVEPSRPRPTNTCKIFVGNVSAACTSGELRALFQQYGPVVECDVVKE; this is encoded by the coding sequence ATGCGTCCCGGAGTGAAGCTGTTCGTGGGGAACGTGCCCGAGGAGGCCACGGCCGAGGAGCTGGGCGAGCTGTTCACGGGCGCGGTGGGCCCGGTGCTCGGTGTGGCCCTCATGAAGCAGTTCGCTTTCGTGCACCTGCGGGACGAGGCGGCCGCTATCCGCGCCATCGCCCAGCTCAACGGGCACCAGCTGCACGGTCGCCGCATCGTGGTGGAGCCGTCCCGCCCGCGGCCCACCAACACCTGCAAGATCTTCGTGGGTAACGTTTCGGCGGCCTGCACCAGTGGAGAGCTGCGGGCGCTCTTCCAGCAGTACGGGCCCGTAGTGGAGTGCGACGTGGTGAAAG
- the RBM14 gene encoding RNA-binding protein 14 isoform X4, whose protein sequence is MRPGVKLFVGNVPEEATAEELGELFTGAVGPVLGVALMKQFAFVHLRDEAAAIRAIAQLNGHQLHGRRIVVEPSRPRPTNTCKIFVGNVSAACTSGELRALFQQYGPVVECDVVKGG, encoded by the coding sequence ATGCGTCCCGGAGTGAAGCTGTTCGTGGGGAACGTGCCCGAGGAGGCCACGGCCGAGGAGCTGGGCGAGCTGTTCACGGGCGCGGTGGGCCCGGTGCTCGGTGTGGCCCTCATGAAGCAGTTCGCTTTCGTGCACCTGCGGGACGAGGCGGCCGCTATCCGCGCCATCGCCCAGCTCAACGGGCACCAGCTGCACGGTCGCCGCATCGTGGTGGAGCCGTCCCGCCCGCGGCCCACCAACACCTGCAAGATCTTCGTGGGTAACGTTTCGGCGGCCTGCACCAGTGGAGAGCTGCGGGCGCTCTTCCAGCAGTACGGGCCCGTAGTGGAGTGCGACGTGGTGAAAG
- the CCS gene encoding copper chaperone for superoxide dismutase: MEATPGPGEAGGPSCRLEFAVQMNCQECVDAVQASLQGATGLRVLDIRLDSQSVLVETSMSAGKVKGLLESTGRRAVLKGMGSSEPQNLGAAVAMMSGSSLVQGVVRFLQVSPEKCLIEGTIDGLEPGLHGLHVHEFGDVTNSCDSCGDHFNPDGECHGGPQDAHRHLGDLGNVLAGSDGRADFRMEDTRLKVWDIIGRSLVVDSGEDDLGRGGHPLSKVCGNSGERLACGIIARSAGLFENPKQICTCDGVTLWEEREKPVAGPGRRMLGQPAPHL; this comes from the exons ATGGAGGCGACGCCGGGgcctggggaggcaggaggccCCAGCTGCCGG CTGGAGTTCGCTGTGCAGATGAACTGCCAGGAATGCGTGGATGCCGTGCAAGCCTCTCTGCAAGGAGCAACAG GGCTCCGGGTGCTGGACATTCGGCTGGACTCTCAGAGTGTGCTGGTGGAGACCAGCATGAGTGCTGGGAAGGTGAAGGGCCTGTTGGAGAGCACAGGCCGCCGGGCTGTGCTGAAGGGCATGGGGAGCAGTGAGCCAC AGAACCTCGGTGCAGCTGTGGCCATGATGTCAGGCTCCAGCCTTGTCCAAGGGGTGGTGAGATTCCTGCAGGTCTCCCCAGAGAAGTGTCTCATTGAAGGGACCATTGATGGTCTGGAGCCAGGGTTGCATGGGCTGCACGTCCATGAATTTGGGGACGTCACGAACTCTTGTGACAG TTGTGGAGACCATTTCAACCCAGACGGGGAGTGTCACGGAGGCCCACAGGATGCACACAGG CATCTCGGAGACCTTGGCAACGTGCTGGCTGGCAGCGATGGAAGAGCAGACTTCCGAATGGAGGACACCCGGCTAAAG GTCTGGGACATCATCGGCCGCTCTCTGGTGGTGGATTCTGGTGAGGACGACCTTGGCCGTGGGGGTCACCCACTCTCTAAAGTCTGTGGGAACTCTGGTGAGAG gctgGCCTGTGGGATCATTGCCCGATCTGCTGGGCTGTTCGAGAACCCCAAGCAAATCTGCACCTGCGATGGCGTGACGCTGTGGGAGGAGCGGGAGAAACcagtggcagggccaggcaggaggatGCTTGGCCAGCCTGCCCCTCACCTATAG
- the CCDC87 gene encoding coiled-coil domain-containing protein 87 has product MSRAGSSWDLYALEDTEEVTQTLHQVYQGILAPLSLFQTPSNGPPGVSQPTLAPAPTSPQLHGTQETTSAEPPSSPETSHTLPSGSPKPPVPAFFIPVSLAALTQLIEERLSLGRESLPISSQAGQVFKEIILAEVKFAWEDASQSLSNPALSSWENKDLYQHLVSYITLVSEHLFFHYLCLMELHRDMAVFTDYANLTRFAAQLSLDCSSLLNMAAIQRHLIAELKTPPNQLFLDSKPAPPERKQPPQRGWHSARRTMGCRLGLTISHFIKLTRPHTQTCRQKIRKDIKELEEIPPLDLSRVYHLIPNVETFDSCFTNLPCVAVRTPCSCTPASEDQEVTKRVRHKAGSISKKSHSLPNMRDGQLLSDELGIHLPPRPLTPIVPSCYAESATDGNLEESMAIAEDLRKLVQGSLLRSGSRRDESEDAELPPIIGALTRRRANVTKLQQLQETLRCLQEEEMAEQQLRYMVVFAPPTHPQAATVNLQIHHGMVAKAADLQVSDRVLVDSVAIQRYGPLYNDLLGEIDTATVSYLDANLSAGEEIREIYKELIKIIPTEYLRFDQGPLIEPAAENVDLSNSLASSTLTKRKSEQVINTELNKLLPAGPFSTQKVITTVQSSLPLMIAREQKTTWYQWWKSALNADDYLKYVSTKESDYLHVIFHLYNEGEEPLFIDEAQKKQLEEALREVKRKVAEVRSKREKYMPGMWNTNTIMLGGLGTFEDQDHKPEDLRLLQKRLERLWEVLHFPDRERLDMAIKYSSNQSYAQLPAMLKAWEKAAKSIQERELLLLELEKFEQTASDPNRFFERSLESFATRTWESRTRGRLYAAIAQCDTDLYIILHQIKERFHDSVTFKGRPYLEKMRWDKVEMLYWLQQERRAGALAKETGREARLWKLPPLAQVGSSAGFSPPFQ; this is encoded by the coding sequence ATGTCCCGCGCTGGCTCCTCCTGGGATCTCTATGCCTTGGAGGACACGGAGGAAGTGACCCAGACGCTGCACCAGGTCTACCAGGGTATCCTGGCCCCGCTCTCCCTCTTCCAGACTCCTTCAAACGGGCCCCCAGGAGTCTCACAGCCCACCCTAGCCCCGGCCCCAACCAGCCCCCAGCTCCATGGTACACAGGAGACTACTTCTGCCGAGCCTCCCAGCAGCCCGGAGACCAGCCACACGCTACCATCTGGCTCCCCAAAGCCTCCGGTGCCTGCATTCTTTATCCCAGTTTCCCTAGCTGCTCTGACCCAGTTGATTGAAGAGCGCCTTTCTTTGGGCAGGGAGTCGTTGCCCATCtccagccaggcaggacaggtcTTCAAGGAGATCATCCTGGCAGAAGTAAAATTCGCCTGGGAGGATGCCAGTCAGTCACTCTCCAACCCAGCCCTCAGCAGCTGGGAGAACAAGGACCTATACCAGCATCTGGTGTCATACATCACACTTGTCTCTGAACACCTCTTCTTCCACTATCTCTGCCTGATGGAGCTCCACCGGGACATGGCTGTCTTCACTGACTATGCCAACCTCACCCGCTTCGCAGCCCAGCTCTCTCTGGACTGCTCCAGTCTCCTCAACATGGCTGCCATCCAGCGACATCTCATTGCAGAGCTGAAGACCCCGCCGAACCAACTTTTTCTTGACAGCAAGCCAGCTCCGCCAGAGCGAAAACAGCCACCACAGAGAGGCTGGCACTCAGCCAGACGCACTATGGGCTGCCGCCTCGGCCTCACCATCAGTCACTTCATCAAACTGACCAGGCCCCACACGCAGACATGCAGGCAGAAAATCAGAAAGGATATAAAAGAACTTGAGGAGATACCCCCATTGGACTTAAGCAGAGTCTATCACTTGATCCCTAATGTAGAGACTTTTGACAGCTGCTTTACCAACCTCCCATGTGTAGCAGTGAGAAccccctgctcctgtaccccTGCTTCAGAAGATCAGGAAGTCACAAAGAGGGTCAGGCATAAGGCTGGCTCCATTTCCAAAAAAAGTCATTCATTGCCCAATATGAGAGATGGGCAACTCCTCTCAGATGAACTTGGgatccatcttccccctcggcccCTCACACCGATAGTGCCCAGTTGCTATGCTGAGTCAGCAACAGATGGCAATCTTGAGGAGTCCATGGCCATAGCCGAGGACCTCCGCAAACTAGTTCAAGGCTCCCTCCTCAGAAGTGGTAGCAGAAGAGATGAGAGTGAGGATGCAGAACTGCCTCCCATCATTGGAGCACTGACACGACGCAGAGCCAATGTAACCAAACTCCAGCAGCTTCAGGAGACACTTAGATGCCTCCAGGAAGAGGAGATGGCTGAGCAACAGCTGAGATATATGGTAGTTTTTGCACCACCCACTCACCCTCAAGCCGCCACGGTGAATCTTCAAATACACCATGGCATGGTAGCAAAGGCAGCTGACCTACAAGTGTCCGACAGAGTACTTGTTGACTCTGTGGCTATTCAGAGATACGGCCCCTTGTACAATGATCTTCTGGGAGAGATTGATACTGCTACAGTGAGTTACTTGGATGCAAACCTTTCAGCTGGGGAAGAGATCCGGGAAATTTACAAGGAACTGATAAAAATCATCCCCACAGAGTATCTGAGATTTGACCAAGGACCCCTGATAGAGCCTGCAGCTGAGAACGTGGACTTATCCAACAGCTTGGCTTCCTCCACACTGACCAAAAGGAAAAGTGAGCAGGTAATCAATACAGAATTGAATAAGCTGCTGCCTGCTGGACCGTTCAGCACCCAGAAAGTCATTACAACAGTGCAATCAAGTTTGCCCCTCATGATTGCCCGTGAACAAAAAACCACTTGGTATCAGTGGTGGAAATCTGCCCTTAACGCCGATGACTACCTGAAATATGTCTCCACCAAGGAGTCTGATTACCTGCATGTGATATTTCATTTGTAcaatgagggggaggagccactTTTCATAGATGAAGCCCAAAAGAAACAATTGGAGGAAGCACTGAGAGAGGTAAAACGGAAAGTGGCAGAGGTCCGCTCAAAGAGAGAGAAGTACATGCCTGGGATGTGGAACACAAACACCATCATGCTTGGCGGGCTTGGGACTTTTGAGGACCAGGACCATAAGCCTGAAGACCTCAGACTGTTGCAGAAGCGACTGGAAAGACTCTGGGAAGTTCTTCATTTCCCTGATAGGGAGAGGCTTGATATGGCGATTAAGTACAGCTCCAACCAGTCTTACGCTCAGCTCCCAGCTATGCTCAAAGCctgggagaaagcagcaaagagtatCCAGGAACGGGAGCTCTTGCTATTAGAGCTGGAGAAGTTTGAGCAAACCGCCTCTGACCCAAACCGCTTCTTCGAAAGGAGCCTTGAGTCTTTCGCCACACGCACCTGGGAGTCAAGGACCAGAGGCCGCCTGTATGCAGCGATCGCCCAGTGTGACACCGACCTCTACATCATTCTGCACCAGATCAAGGAGAGGTTCCATGACAGTGTGACTTTCAAGGGCCGCCCATACTTGGAGAAGATGCGGTGGGACAAAGTGGAGATGCTGTACTGGCTGCAGCAGGAACGTCGTGCTGGTGCCCTGGCAAAAGAAACAGGGAGAGAGGCGAGGCTCTGGAAGCTACCGCCACTGGCTCAGGTAGGCAGCAGTGCAGGATTCTCTCCCCCATTCCAGTAA
- the LOC116835598 gene encoding RNA-binding protein 4-like isoform X2, with the protein MVKLFIGNLPREATEQEIRSLFEQYGKVLECDIIKNYGFVHIEDKTAAEDAIRNLHHHKLHGVCINVEASKNKSKASTKLHVGNISTTCTNLELRAKFEEYGPVIECDIVKDYAFVHMERAEDAVEAIRGLDNTEFQGKRMRVQLSTSRLRTIPGMGDKSGCYRCGKEGHWSKECPVDRTGQVPDFTETYNEQYGAVRTPYPAGYGETMYYDDGYGAMVDYYKRYRVRPYATASAYDAYAEQTMAQYSQYAQYSQVQTTAMAATTAMAATTAMANRLTTTLDPYDRALLPTPGAAAAVAAAATAAAAAASSTYYTRDRSPLRRTATAATTIGEAYAYERCQLSPVSSVARASLYDVQRFERESYADRARYSAF; encoded by the exons ATGGTGAAACTCTTCATTGGGAATCTGCCCCGAGAGGCAACGGAGCAAGAGATCCGGTCGCTCTTTGAGCAGTACGGGAAGGTGCTGGAATGTGACATCATCAAAAACTATGGCTTTGTGCACATTGAAGACAAGACAGCGGCCGAAGATGCCATTCGTAACCTGCATCACCACAAGCTGCATGGTGTCTGCATCAACGTGGAAGCCAGCAAGAACAAGAGCAAGGCCTCCACCAAGCTGCATGTGGGCAACATCAGCACCACCTGCACTAACCTGGAGCTGCGGGCCAAGTTTGAAGAGTATGGCCCAGTGATCGAGTGCGACATAGTGAAGGACTATGCCTTTGTGCACATGGAGCGGGCTGAGGATGCGGTGGAGGCCATCAGGGGCCTAGACAACACAGAGTTCCAAG GCAAGCGGATGCGCGTGCAGTTGTCCACCAGTCGGCTTCGGACGATACCTGGGATGGGAGACAAGAGCGGCTGCTATCGGTGCGGGAAAGAAGGGCACTGGTCTAAAGAGTGTCCGGTAGATCGCACGGGGCAAGTGCCTGACTTTACCGAAACCTATAATGAGCAGTACGGAGCGGTGCGCACTCCCTACCCCGCGGGCTATGGGGAGACCATGTATTACGATGATGGGTATGGAGCAATGGTCGACTACTACAAAAGATATCGCGTGAGGCCCTATGCTACGGCATCTGCATACGACGCCTATGCAGAGCAAACAATGGCCCAGTATTCGCAGTATGCGCAATACTCCCAAGTACAAACCACAGCCATGGCCGCCACCACAGCCATGGCCGCCACCACAGCCATGGCCAATCGCCTCACTACTACCCTAGACCCTTACGATAGAGCGCTGCTGCCaaccccaggagcagcagcagcagtcgcTGCAGCTGCAACTGCTGCTGCGGCAGCCGCGTCCTCCACCTATTACACCCGGGATAGAAGCCCCCTGCGTCGCACTGCAACCGCGGCCACCACCATCGGAGAGGCGTACGCTTACGAACGTTGTCAGCTGTCTCCAGTCTCGTCGGTCGCTCGGGCTTCCCTCTACGACGTTCAGCGGTTCGAGCGGGAATCATACGCAGACAGGGCGCGGTACTCTGCATTTTGA
- the LOC116835598 gene encoding RNA-binding protein 4B-like isoform X4: MVKLFIGNLPREATEQEIRSLFEQYGKVLECDIIKNYGFVHIEDKTAAEDAIRNLHHHKLHGVCINVEASKNKSKASTKLHVGNISTTCTNLELRAKFEEYGPVIECDIVKDYAFVHMERAEDAVEAIRGLDNTEFQALWMENPKSPLYLFAVVVLGVDLNPSSNPPPLRLDCG; this comes from the exons ATGGTGAAACTCTTCATTGGGAATCTGCCCCGAGAGGCAACGGAGCAAGAGATCCGGTCGCTCTTTGAGCAGTACGGGAAGGTGCTGGAATGTGACATCATCAAAAACTATGGCTTTGTGCACATTGAAGACAAGACAGCGGCCGAAGATGCCATTCGTAACCTGCATCACCACAAGCTGCATGGTGTCTGCATCAACGTGGAAGCCAGCAAGAACAAGAGCAAGGCCTCCACCAAGCTGCATGTGGGCAACATCAGCACCACCTGCACTAACCTGGAGCTGCGGGCCAAGTTTGAAGAGTATGGCCCAGTGATCGAGTGCGACATAGTGAAGGACTATGCCTTTGTGCACATGGAGCGGGCTGAGGATGCGGTGGAGGCCATCAGGGGCCTAGACAACACAGAGTTCCAAG CATTGTGGATGGAGAATCCCAAGTCTCCTCTTTATTTATTTGCTGTTGTTGTCTTGGGAGTTGATCTGAATCCCAGTTCAAACCCACCTCCTCTGAGACTAGACTGTGGCTGA
- the LOC116835598 gene encoding RNA-binding protein 4B-like isoform X3, with product MVKLFIGNLPREATEQEIRSLFEQYGKVLECDIIKNYGFVHIEDKTAAEDAIRNLHHHKLHGVCINVEASKNKSKASTKLHVGNISTTCTNLELRAKFEEYGPVIECDIVKDYAFVHMERAEDAVEAIRGLDNTEFQGSIFSGGPSGSHYTGKFVLLPPPSRCLRRVLAASSVFIFNGGSCVSVKL from the exons ATGGTGAAACTCTTCATTGGGAATCTGCCCCGAGAGGCAACGGAGCAAGAGATCCGGTCGCTCTTTGAGCAGTACGGGAAGGTGCTGGAATGTGACATCATCAAAAACTATGGCTTTGTGCACATTGAAGACAAGACAGCGGCCGAAGATGCCATTCGTAACCTGCATCACCACAAGCTGCATGGTGTCTGCATCAACGTGGAAGCCAGCAAGAACAAGAGCAAGGCCTCCACCAAGCTGCATGTGGGCAACATCAGCACCACCTGCACTAACCTGGAGCTGCGGGCCAAGTTTGAAGAGTATGGCCCAGTGATCGAGTGCGACATAGTGAAGGACTATGCCTTTGTGCACATGGAGCGGGCTGAGGATGCGGTGGAGGCCATCAGGGGCCTAGACAACACAGAGTTCCAAG GTAGCATATTCTCGGGCGGACCCTCGGGCTCCCATTACACGGGAAAGTTTGTCCTACTTCCCCCACCATCCCGCTGCCTGCGACGGGTATTGGCTGCCTctagtgtgtttatttttaatggaggTTCTTGTGTTTCAGTAAAGTTGTGA